A window of the Fusarium poae strain DAOMC 252244 chromosome 3, whole genome shotgun sequence genome harbors these coding sequences:
- a CDS encoding hypothetical protein (TransMembrane:1 (o6-29i)), protein MSVIKTLIVPAVISLLLFILLTYVVIPLWRRYARYSQYLPLDTLSSHTSSLRERITARVAAWRSNRDVTFASDDGSDDGLDGDDGEELGNVDEATWRQMEADTRAARPDNARRLSRDLEEGFRDDSDDEPDRLARNNFRS, encoded by the exons ATGTCGGTCATCAAG ACGCTCATTGTTCCCGCAGTCATCTCGTTGCTTCTCTTCATTCTTTTAACATACGTTGTTATTCCGCTATGGCGCCGATATGCTCGCTACAGTCAATACCTTCCTCTCGACACGTTATCGTCACATACGTCTTCCTTGCGCGAACGCATAACGGCCCGTGTCGCTGCGTGGCGCTCCAACCGTGATGTCACGTTCGCATCTGATGATGGCTCCGATGATGGGCtggatggtgatgatggagaagagcTTGGGAATGTCGACGAGGCTACCTGGCGTCAGATGGAGGCAGATACTCGAGCGGCGCGGCCAGATAATGCCAGACGGTTGAGTAGAGA TCTTGAAGAAGGATTTAGAGACGATAGTGACGATGAACCAGACCGGTTAGCAAGGAACAACTTCAGATCATAA